A genomic window from Brevibacillus agri includes:
- a CDS encoding AbrB/MazE/SpoVT family DNA-binding domain-containing protein, producing MKSIGIVRQVDELGRVVIPKELRDVLDVQIKDPLEIFIDTENETIILKKYQGNTCIFCGQFSDEMVYFKKYLVCHTCIGEIVPSSEVDAGDRSIITEHNEIIISEPVMDTKKRKKHKGNKSAELLNQLHEAFLVNPKASQVELAKELGISQGYVCILMKKLRESGLITNKKQM from the coding sequence TTGAAAAGCATTGGAATTGTCAGACAAGTGGACGAACTTGGAAGGGTCGTTATACCAAAGGAACTTCGTGATGTACTCGATGTCCAGATCAAAGATCCTTTAGAAATTTTCATTGATACAGAAAACGAAACGATCATCCTGAAAAAATATCAAGGGAACACTTGTATATTTTGTGGTCAGTTTAGCGATGAAATGGTGTACTTCAAAAAATATTTGGTTTGCCATACATGCATAGGAGAAATAGTGCCATCATCGGAGGTGGACGCAGGGGATAGGAGCATTATTACCGAACATAATGAGATTATAATCTCTGAGCCCGTCATGGATACAAAGAAGAGGAAAAAACATAAAGGAAACAAATCTGCCGAGTTACTGAATCAGCTACATGAGGCGTTCCTGGTAAATCCGAAAGCATCTCAAGTGGAATTGGCAAAAGAATTGGGTATTTCACAAGGATACGTTTGTATTTTGATGAAAAAGTTACGGGAGTCAGGGCTTATTACCAATAAAAAGCAGATGTAA
- a CDS encoding helix-turn-helix domain-containing protein, whose product MIENIFGEILRNHRKNRKLSQEDLALNADIDRSFLSEVERGIRKPTINTVFALCYALQIKPSDLIREVEEEYEHNRETHHLSDD is encoded by the coding sequence TTGATTGAGAACATTTTTGGTGAGATATTACGCAACCATAGAAAGAATCGGAAACTGTCACAGGAAGACTTGGCACTAAACGCTGATATTGACAGAAGCTTTCTATCGGAAGTAGAGCGTGGAATTAGGAAGCCCACCATAAACACCGTCTTTGCTTTATGCTATGCACTTCAAATAAAGCCATCAGATTTGATACGAGAAGTGGAAGAAGAATATGAACATAACCGTGAAACGCATCATTTATCTGATGACTAA
- a CDS encoding GGDEF domain-containing protein has protein sequence MKYTGRIVLTIFAFLLHSMYIVYYFCRDGKVEPFDVYTYPLLIIWGYWTGKQYDKVKFFSEKDELTGLFNRRFVIKSFEKIASLAERANSKLFLLVIDCDNFKHINDDYGHDKGDLILTQIAETLVRSTRKSDISARWGGDEFLVIGHYKDEAGLQTLIMRLHNDLENLSNQVSIEVKVSIGSAIFPDQSRELDELIKSADQNMYMYKEQKKTGVK, from the coding sequence ATGAAATATACTGGTAGAATCGTTTTGACTATTTTTGCTTTTTTATTACATTCGATGTATATCGTCTATTATTTTTGTCGAGACGGAAAAGTTGAACCATTCGATGTATATACCTATCCTCTCTTGATAATTTGGGGATATTGGACTGGCAAACAGTATGATAAGGTCAAATTTTTTTCTGAGAAAGATGAATTGACAGGGCTGTTCAATCGAAGATTCGTGATAAAAAGTTTTGAAAAGATCGCATCATTAGCTGAACGAGCAAATAGCAAGCTATTTTTATTGGTTATTGATTGTGACAATTTCAAACATATTAACGACGACTATGGTCATGATAAAGGTGATTTGATTCTAACTCAGATAGCTGAAACACTGGTTAGATCAACACGAAAAAGCGATATCTCCGCTCGCTGGGGAGGGGACGAATTCCTGGTAATTGGTCATTACAAAGATGAGGCTGGACTACAAACTCTTATCATGAGGCTGCATAATGATTTAGAAAATCTTTCGAATCAAGTCAGCATAGAAGTTAAAGTTTCGATTGGTTCAGCGATCTTCCCTGATCAAAGTCGGGAATTAGACGAACTAATCAAATCAGCCGACCAAAATATGTACATGTATAAGGAACAGAAGAAAACGGGGGTCAAGTGA
- a CDS encoding YgiT-type zinc finger protein, whose translation MESKHIISVKVNGFKCSQCGEEYFHSDAIKIIEEIEKLK comes from the coding sequence GTGGAATCCAAACACATTATAAGTGTGAAAGTTAATGGGTTCAAATGTTCTCAATGTGGAGAAGAGTATTTCCATTCAGACGCAATTAAAATTATAGAGGAGATTGAAAAGCTAAAGTGA
- a CDS encoding NUDIX hydrolase, with protein MIAQGIIIRDDRVLMVKQYVERGDIVWNFPGGKMEENETPEQACIREVKEETGYDIRITKQLHEESGKFTFVAELLGGELYLDNQNESNQDIIEVAWIRLDDHEKFDSYTLPLLRILLEV; from the coding sequence ATGATTGCTCAAGGAATCATCATTCGAGATGATCGAGTATTAATGGTCAAGCAGTATGTCGAACGAGGGGATATTGTTTGGAATTTCCCAGGTGGAAAAATGGAAGAAAACGAAACTCCAGAGCAAGCTTGTATCAGGGAAGTGAAAGAAGAAACTGGATACGACATTCGAATCACAAAGCAATTACATGAAGAAAGTGGAAAATTCACCTTTGTAGCCGAACTCTTAGGCGGGGAACTCTATCTTGATAACCAAAATGAGTCGAACCAAGATATTATAGAAGTTGCATGGATTCGATTAGACGATCATGAAAAATTTGATTCGTATACATTGCCATTGTTGCGTATACTTTTGGAAGTGTAG
- a CDS encoding DUF7669 domain-containing protein produces MREIIKRKGINEFEVGEIVEYMLGKNPNLNVSTICTHITSRCCINAVANHAVTYNDFERIGRGIYRLFQTGSKVEERGESSYDCSRNHHSR; encoded by the coding sequence GTGCGTGAGATCATAAAGCGAAAAGGCATTAATGAGTTTGAAGTTGGTGAGATCGTGGAATACATGCTCGGCAAGAATCCCAATTTGAACGTTTCGACCATTTGCACGCATATCACTTCAAGATGTTGTATAAATGCCGTCGCTAACCATGCTGTTACGTATAATGATTTTGAGCGAATTGGACGAGGGATTTATCGTTTATTCCAAACAGGATCCAAGGTCGAGGAAAGGGGAGAGTCGTCTTATGATTGCTCAAGGAATCATCATTCGAGATGA
- a CDS encoding metallophosphoesterase yields MKYFITDIHGDLKGMRLLLKHVGVDLTKDQLVIGGDMINRGKDSAGVVKEVKALMEKHPDNVQAIIGNHEEMMSWYFERGDRLWLSHGGNETVQSFQKAFPDEKRRQEHISWACSLPLFFEDDEFVYTHAGFNPYEPLDGQNREILWMEEMDFYSISKDLLLSATKGKPIVHGHTPVERIYFDGVRINCDLGSNTYSIVEERGLALVNLTEMIYWVYKSAQKKIEKRKVGKI; encoded by the coding sequence TTGAAATATTTCATTACGGATATCCATGGCGATCTAAAAGGAATGAGATTATTACTGAAGCATGTCGGAGTCGATTTGACGAAAGACCAGCTTGTGATTGGCGGGGACATGATAAACAGAGGCAAGGACAGTGCAGGAGTAGTTAAGGAAGTAAAAGCATTAATGGAAAAGCATCCTGATAACGTTCAAGCGATCATCGGCAATCACGAGGAGATGATGAGTTGGTATTTTGAACGTGGCGACAGGTTGTGGCTCAGCCATGGAGGAAACGAAACAGTACAAAGCTTCCAAAAGGCGTTTCCAGATGAGAAGCGTAGGCAAGAGCATATATCCTGGGCTTGTTCCCTACCCCTGTTTTTCGAAGACGATGAGTTTGTTTACACCCATGCAGGGTTTAACCCATACGAACCGTTAGACGGCCAGAATAGGGAAATTCTTTGGATGGAGGAGATGGATTTTTACAGCATCTCTAAAGACCTGCTTTTATCTGCTACCAAAGGCAAACCAATTGTCCATGGACATACTCCAGTTGAAAGAATCTACTTCGATGGAGTCCGCATAAACTGTGACCTTGGATCTAACACCTACTCAATCGTAGAGGAAAGGGGATTGGCTTTGGTCAATCTGACCGAAATGATCTATTGGGTTTACAAGTCTGCTCAGAAGAAGATCGAGAAGCGGAAAGTCGGGAAAATATAG
- a CDS encoding ATP-dependent helicase, which produces MKVKEDFFVRKSRELSVILNEVQRKAVLQTEGPLLLLASPGSGKTTTIIMRIGYLIEEKGINPARIKAVTFSRASASDMKERFKRFFPSLPPIDFSTIHSLAFEVVRDHFRKTGTAYQIIEGDLDSEEQNALDSNHLPLHKKIILRNLFKSIIGENITDDQMDELTTYISFIKNKMIPQEKWSSVKVGVPEAERILREYEAFKKSGHSKLLLDYDDMLTIGNVVLERDRELLRKYQDRYDYVLTDESQDTSTVQHAIIEKLVQKHGNLCVVADDDQSIYSWRGAEPSYLLNFKEVYPDSLTLFMEQNYRSTKDIVSVANQFIKRNKNRYDKNMFTKNPAGKPIKIRSFADYIYQSKYLVQEIQKIENLSEVAVLYRNNSSSIALMNEFDRAGIPFYMKDADNRFFSHWVVEDILNFMRMTFTDKRADIFEKIHLKLNGYISKQQMAALKEIHNNESVFDNLLKYVELQDYQVKLVKANKETFQQMRGMPPLHAIRVIRDRLGYEKAIEKMCERLGFRKEYLLGILNTLEEIAVGLETMEEFASRLKHLASVLKTAKSRKGQNVVTFSTFHSAKGLEFERVYMIDLIDGIIPSSEDYKIGAAEGNAMEEATRLFYVGMTRAKKHLELIVYRKRDGEEVSESEFVAAVRNIMNPPEKQGEDERKSSDTLSKLGQGKSKRQVDRQKQRTAEIAFNPNAIRNRSELIVGRTVKHRVFGTGSIVRVNEEQIQIQFGSNGKTLSVMACLERGLLEPV; this is translated from the coding sequence ATGAAGGTAAAGGAAGATTTCTTTGTCCGCAAGAGCCGTGAATTAAGTGTTATCTTAAACGAGGTTCAGAGAAAGGCTGTACTTCAGACGGAAGGTCCCTTGCTCTTGCTGGCATCGCCAGGATCGGGTAAGACAACGACGATCATTATGAGGATTGGGTATTTGATCGAAGAAAAGGGGATAAACCCTGCAAGGATAAAGGCAGTTACGTTTAGCCGAGCATCGGCGAGTGATATGAAGGAGCGGTTCAAACGCTTCTTTCCTTCTCTTCCACCAATTGATTTTTCTACGATTCATAGCCTTGCCTTTGAAGTGGTACGGGATCATTTCCGTAAAACGGGGACTGCTTACCAGATTATTGAGGGTGATCTTGATTCAGAGGAACAGAACGCATTAGATTCAAATCATCTGCCGCTACATAAAAAGATCATTTTGCGAAACTTGTTCAAGTCAATTATCGGTGAGAACATTACCGATGATCAAATGGATGAGCTGACGACTTATATCAGTTTTATAAAGAACAAAATGATTCCACAAGAGAAATGGTCATCGGTCAAAGTGGGTGTTCCTGAAGCTGAGCGGATATTGCGGGAATACGAGGCGTTTAAGAAGTCGGGACATAGTAAGCTCTTGCTCGATTATGACGATATGCTGACCATTGGGAATGTGGTTTTGGAGAGGGATAGGGAGCTTCTTCGGAAGTATCAAGATCGTTATGATTATGTGTTAACGGACGAGAGCCAGGATACTTCTACGGTGCAACATGCCATTATCGAAAAACTGGTTCAGAAACACGGCAACCTTTGTGTAGTTGCCGACGACGATCAGTCCATCTATAGTTGGCGAGGTGCAGAGCCTTCCTACCTTCTGAATTTTAAGGAGGTTTACCCTGATTCCCTGACCCTATTTATGGAGCAGAATTATCGATCAACCAAGGATATCGTGAGCGTTGCAAACCAATTCATTAAGCGAAACAAGAATCGGTACGACAAGAATATGTTTACCAAGAATCCAGCAGGTAAGCCGATCAAAATCAGGAGCTTTGCGGATTACATTTATCAGTCGAAGTATCTGGTGCAGGAAATTCAAAAGATCGAGAATTTGTCTGAAGTAGCGGTACTGTATCGAAACAATTCATCTTCTATCGCATTAATGAATGAGTTCGATAGGGCGGGCATCCCATTTTACATGAAAGATGCCGATAATCGTTTCTTTTCGCATTGGGTAGTCGAAGATATTCTGAACTTTATGCGCATGACATTTACCGACAAGAGAGCCGACATATTTGAAAAAATCCATTTAAAACTAAATGGGTATATAAGCAAACAGCAAATGGCGGCATTGAAGGAAATCCATAATAATGAATCGGTCTTTGATAACTTGCTGAAATATGTTGAGTTGCAGGATTATCAAGTCAAACTGGTAAAGGCAAACAAAGAGACGTTCCAACAAATGAGGGGGATGCCACCGCTACATGCCATTCGTGTTATTCGTGATCGGTTAGGCTACGAAAAGGCTATTGAAAAGATGTGTGAGCGTCTTGGATTCCGAAAAGAATACTTGCTTGGCATCCTTAACACGCTGGAAGAGATTGCGGTTGGGTTGGAGACAATGGAGGAATTTGCGAGTCGTCTCAAGCATCTGGCATCGGTGTTAAAGACGGCAAAATCCAGAAAGGGTCAAAATGTTGTAACGTTCTCCACTTTTCATAGTGCAAAAGGGCTGGAGTTTGAGCGAGTATACATGATTGACCTAATCGATGGGATTATTCCATCCTCGGAGGATTACAAAATAGGAGCGGCCGAGGGCAATGCCATGGAAGAGGCAACCCGTCTGTTCTATGTTGGAATGACACGAGCAAAAAAGCACCTGGAGCTGATTGTCTATAGGAAAAGAGATGGGGAAGAGGTTTCAGAATCAGAATTTGTGGCGGCTGTTCGAAACATCATGAATCCGCCTGAAAAACAGGGGGAAGATGAGCGAAAGTCATCAGACACACTTAGCAAGCTGGGACAAGGGAAAAGTAAGAGACAGGTTGATAGACAAAAGCAGAGAACGGCTGAGATAGCATTTAATCCGAATGCGATCCGTAATAGGTCGGAGCTGATTGTTGGAAGGACGGTAAAACATAGAGTTTTCGGAACGGGATCGATCGTTCGTGTAAACGAGGAACAGATCCAGATTCAGTTTGGGTCAAATGGAAAAACACTTTCGGTTATGGCTTGTTTGGAGCGGGGCTTGTTAGAGCCAGTTTAG
- a CDS encoding DUF6075 family protein → MIFLFPEHQERYEQFIRQDGTHPKDRERQALLYVFAGFRDLGDRIEHFYDFEGRMIRSEAFEEVNLTSSSRAMVELAFNLYNNYPCGTVVDLFANLDERNRQLAIKAIKIRFGVNESGDGII, encoded by the coding sequence ATGATCTTTTTGTTTCCAGAGCATCAAGAGAGGTATGAACAGTTCATAAGGCAGGATGGGACTCATCCAAAAGACAGGGAGCGGCAGGCGTTATTATACGTCTTTGCGGGCTTCAGAGATTTGGGAGATAGAATTGAGCACTTCTACGATTTTGAAGGGCGTATGATCCGATCAGAAGCATTTGAAGAGGTTAATTTGACGAGCAGTTCGAGAGCGATGGTGGAGCTTGCATTCAACTTGTACAATAACTATCCGTGTGGTACGGTAGTCGATCTGTTTGCAAATTTGGATGAGAGGAATAGGCAGTTGGCGATAAAGGCGATAAAGATCAGATTTGGAGTGAATGAGTCAGGGGATGGGATTATCTAA
- a CDS encoding helix-turn-helix transcriptional regulator, giving the protein MNNVSNTGRIMKIREILFNHTDENHELSILEIIDHLKIHFGSDYKVSKNTVRSTIQELRECGFSIEESVKDNNTVFYSHQYRKFETHELRMLIDAVSSARFITSDESKQLIEKIKTLSSKHLAKKLHHQISVDPAIRAQNKEVRYHIDKIHTSIIEQKMLHFQYGNFNIKKEFVLRHHGKLYTVIPLGLVWNHDYYYLVAKNPQENKIKHYRVDRMKNVSVSEERFIGTDFSISDHMKQTFNMYPGNVEYVEILFDNHLVNVVIDRFGKDVSIRSVDDRTFSIKIKAAISEGFIRWLLMWGSDAKVISPQHLVEKIKAEAEKMNKLYS; this is encoded by the coding sequence ATGAATAACGTAAGCAACACAGGACGAATCATGAAAATAAGAGAAATCTTATTTAACCATACGGATGAAAATCACGAACTATCTATCTTGGAAATCATAGACCATCTAAAAATTCACTTCGGAAGCGATTACAAAGTCTCGAAAAATACTGTAAGAAGTACAATTCAAGAACTACGAGAATGCGGATTCAGCATCGAGGAAAGCGTTAAGGACAATAACACCGTTTTCTATAGTCACCAGTATCGAAAATTTGAAACTCATGAGCTTAGAATGCTAATTGATGCGGTATCATCTGCCAGATTCATCACTTCTGATGAGTCAAAACAGCTCATCGAAAAAATAAAAACTTTATCAAGCAAACATCTGGCAAAAAAGCTTCATCATCAGATTTCAGTCGATCCAGCAATCAGAGCACAAAATAAAGAAGTACGATATCATATCGACAAAATCCATACATCCATCATCGAGCAAAAAATGCTTCATTTCCAATATGGAAATTTCAATATCAAAAAGGAATTTGTGCTTCGGCATCACGGTAAACTTTATACAGTTATTCCATTGGGATTGGTATGGAATCACGACTACTACTATCTCGTAGCAAAGAATCCCCAGGAGAATAAAATCAAACATTATCGGGTTGACCGAATGAAAAATGTGTCTGTCTCTGAAGAGAGATTTATCGGAACAGACTTTTCAATCTCCGACCATATGAAACAAACATTTAATATGTATCCTGGAAATGTCGAATATGTTGAAATTCTGTTCGACAATCACCTTGTTAATGTGGTAATTGACCGTTTTGGAAAAGATGTCTCCATTCGAAGTGTCGATGATCGGACTTTTTCGATCAAGATTAAAGCCGCTATTAGCGAAGGCTTTATTCGCTGGTTACTTATGTGGGGAAGTGATGCGAAAGTAATCTCACCTCAGCACCTTGTTGAAAAAATAAAGGCTGAAGCTGAAAAAATGAACAAACTCTATTCTTGA
- a CDS encoding SIR2 family NAD-dependent protein deacylase, which translates to MIAKWLKESRYTVIFSGAGMSTESGVPDFRSQSGLWHGKDPQSLASVEAMKYNQKEFIDFYRMRIQTLQNVKPHIGYRILSSWGQQFQVKSIITQNTDGLHEQAGNINVIPLHGTIVNANQKVDHFWSKRSSSS; encoded by the coding sequence ATGATTGCAAAATGGCTGAAGGAATCAAGATATACCGTAATTTTTTCGGGTGCAGGCATGAGTACGGAAAGTGGGGTTCCCGACTTTCGATCCCAAAGTGGACTTTGGCATGGAAAAGACCCTCAATCCTTAGCCAGTGTGGAAGCGATGAAATATAACCAGAAAGAATTCATTGATTTTTATCGCATGAGGATTCAAACATTGCAAAACGTCAAACCTCACATTGGATATCGTATTTTGTCATCCTGGGGACAACAGTTTCAAGTAAAATCCATCATTACGCAAAACACGGATGGATTGCATGAACAAGCAGGAAACATTAATGTCATCCCCCTGCACGGGACAATTGTGAATGCTAATCAAAAAGTTGACCATTTTTGGAGCAAACGCTCATCTTCGAGTTGA
- a CDS encoding Sir2 family NAD-dependent protein deacetylase has protein sequence MYSTDRYVENHLYCTCGGFIRPSVVLFGESLDPHMLAAAEKETKQSDLFIVLGSSLVVSPANSFPMIAKEHGARVVIINHDPTPLDSIADAVINNRNIGEVLRLITEELSLN, from the coding sequence ATGTACTCAACAGACCGATACGTTGAAAATCATTTGTACTGTACGTGTGGTGGGTTTATCCGCCCCTCTGTCGTGTTGTTTGGAGAGTCATTAGACCCCCACATGTTAGCGGCGGCAGAGAAAGAGACAAAACAATCCGATTTGTTTATTGTTCTTGGCTCTTCACTGGTTGTCTCTCCTGCTAACTCATTTCCAATGATCGCAAAAGAACACGGTGCAAGAGTGGTAATTATCAATCACGATCCGACTCCCTTAGACTCTATCGCTGATGCTGTAATAAACAACCGAAATATCGGTGAAGTATTGAGACTCATTACCGAGGAGTTGTCACTGAACTAA